Proteins found in one Arthrobacter pascens genomic segment:
- the dpdD gene encoding protein DpdD: MSDVLDDFFEAGNEIKPAAVDPTMQALLDHWQAAIRRGAVGFLPRRAQQRTYWYAFAPSQRQRRELLGLLDAWVGPTYSDLEKNRGELEPSDPFDAALASREVMPLRFEVLPRVAPHSAQAKEAVRNALTILTRLANERPPSQFDAMRTTVEILDDLGHAVAAHDRALAEACMAELEQSADLDEANLAFLRLRNYAGMHDWAAMFKDPALDHVLSMRRPLGVTRVIQSGLYYERFRDVDHRGAEADLRAAAEELEPALRDLYTGAPPNNRAEAVVELVCRLLTTRSATDTAVIELLGLAPNIQSGLDEQFLRIVEAFVPMENNPDRVPEVRIEQPTPTTTSIASLMLQGEYAACIELGVASEPSLEAGRALVYAARQMASASWANKVVDYLVAHDLKEAVASTTPILRTDVAWLESVRLEWPVRGWDDWFASLEDPESATLRLSNETVQEWKPLSANKLTVLLTEASDTTLGKLGECGGQFLAAHSDVFESEVTLRLIASMALGSKASAGVRVQTLALIESLSASSPSQAIYQDALDWTAEIMETNAAAITVAWICDIVQTLTAIPAPGSTASVLSFYFKAIEVIRPYRTALANADVEALAIVAAELGTELPADFRAAAVEAGGIDPTASYRYLEGKKVVLHSLTETAIARAAQVLKRLVPSVDVSTNSDHDGSTQLAQMSANADVFVVVTAAAKHAATTFIAGHRGSRPIVWVNSRGSSAILRELTKSTPGSGHRPHVTAGHG; encoded by the coding sequence GTGAGTGACGTCCTTGATGATTTCTTCGAAGCCGGCAACGAAATCAAGCCGGCCGCCGTGGACCCAACGATGCAAGCTCTGCTCGATCATTGGCAAGCCGCGATCAGGCGCGGCGCGGTCGGCTTCCTGCCACGCCGCGCGCAGCAGCGCACCTACTGGTACGCCTTCGCGCCTTCCCAACGACAGCGCCGCGAACTACTCGGCCTCCTCGACGCATGGGTCGGTCCAACCTACAGCGACCTCGAAAAAAACCGCGGTGAATTGGAACCATCCGATCCATTCGACGCCGCACTCGCCAGTCGTGAGGTCATGCCCTTGCGCTTTGAAGTACTGCCGCGGGTGGCTCCGCACTCGGCCCAGGCCAAAGAAGCGGTCCGTAACGCCCTGACGATACTAACCCGACTTGCGAACGAGCGCCCGCCCTCGCAGTTCGACGCCATGCGAACGACCGTGGAGATCCTCGACGACCTCGGCCACGCCGTCGCCGCGCATGACCGGGCGCTGGCAGAAGCATGCATGGCCGAGCTCGAGCAGTCGGCAGATCTGGATGAGGCGAATCTGGCCTTCCTCAGGCTCCGCAACTACGCAGGCATGCACGATTGGGCCGCGATGTTCAAAGATCCAGCCCTGGACCATGTGCTGTCCATGCGGCGTCCGTTGGGGGTCACTCGGGTTATCCAGTCGGGTCTCTACTACGAGCGGTTCAGGGACGTCGATCACCGGGGCGCGGAGGCCGACCTTCGAGCTGCCGCCGAGGAGTTGGAGCCTGCCCTCCGCGACCTCTACACCGGTGCCCCGCCTAACAATCGAGCAGAAGCCGTCGTCGAACTCGTCTGCAGGTTACTGACCACCCGTTCCGCGACCGATACGGCTGTTATCGAACTCCTCGGTCTCGCACCCAATATTCAGTCGGGACTCGACGAGCAGTTCCTCCGCATTGTCGAAGCCTTCGTTCCTATGGAGAACAATCCCGACCGAGTTCCCGAGGTGCGGATCGAACAGCCGACACCCACCACGACGTCGATTGCCTCCTTGATGCTCCAAGGCGAGTATGCCGCGTGCATTGAATTGGGTGTAGCCAGCGAGCCGAGTTTGGAAGCGGGACGTGCGCTTGTTTACGCTGCGCGTCAGATGGCCAGCGCGAGTTGGGCAAACAAAGTCGTGGACTATCTCGTCGCACACGACCTCAAGGAGGCGGTCGCATCTACGACACCCATACTTCGCACGGACGTGGCTTGGCTGGAGTCTGTCCGACTTGAGTGGCCGGTTCGCGGCTGGGACGATTGGTTTGCGAGCCTCGAGGACCCCGAGTCCGCAACCCTGCGGCTGTCAAACGAGACTGTGCAGGAGTGGAAGCCTCTTAGTGCGAACAAGCTCACGGTACTACTAACCGAGGCCTCAGATACAACACTGGGCAAACTTGGGGAATGCGGTGGCCAGTTCCTTGCTGCGCACAGTGATGTTTTCGAGTCGGAAGTTACGTTGCGACTGATTGCATCCATGGCTTTGGGGAGCAAGGCTTCGGCAGGCGTTCGTGTGCAGACACTAGCACTGATCGAGTCGCTCAGCGCTAGTAGTCCTTCCCAGGCTATCTACCAGGATGCCCTGGATTGGACCGCTGAAATAATGGAGACGAATGCCGCGGCAATCACTGTGGCGTGGATCTGTGACATCGTTCAGACGCTCACGGCGATCCCAGCGCCCGGCAGTACCGCGTCAGTGCTGTCGTTCTACTTCAAAGCGATCGAGGTCATCCGCCCATACCGGACAGCACTCGCCAACGCTGATGTCGAAGCACTGGCGATAGTTGCTGCAGAACTCGGCACCGAACTGCCGGCAGACTTCCGTGCGGCGGCAGTCGAAGCCGGCGGGATTGATCCGACTGCTTCGTACCGATATCTGGAAGGGAAAAAAGTAGTCCTACATTCCCTGACTGAAACTGCCATTGCACGCGCCGCGCAGGTGCTAAAGCGCCTGGTGCCGAGCGTCGACGTAAGCACAAACTCCGACCACGACGGCAGCACACAACTTGCACAGATGAGCGCCAACGCTGACGTTTTCGTCGTGGTCACAGCTGCTGCAAAGCACGCGGCGACGACATTCATCGCCGGCCACCGCGGGAGCCGTCCTATAGTTTGGGTCAACTCTCGAGGATCCTCCGCAATCCTACGCGAACTTACGAAGTCCACACCCGGGTCCGGACACCGGCCCCATGTCACTGCTGGGCATGGGTAG
- the dbpB gene encoding DGQHR domain-containing protein DpdB, with amino-acid sequence MADRYEMRLPAIRLQQGGQHIYCFGVDGKRIHDFATVSRVHRDNDLLQGYQRPEVLSHIRAIRRYLESDSPLLPNAIVLAFDERVIFEPTAPVGDLAYSTVGELVIPVDESLPDDEKPAWLVDGQQRSAAIRDADLAEFPVAAVGFIAHGEAEQRSQFILVNNTKPLPKGLIHELLPDTAGHLPAAYARKQLPALIMTHINASAKQIGTPFGGRIATPTTPDGYIKDNSVLRMIENSLYEGALYQYRDPSDGSADVAQVELHLNYFWTVVQSVFPEAWALPPLKSRLTHGAGIQSLGYVMDSLTEGVPAAELPGLDLESAIYKLKPHVAWTSGTWEFATDNVRRWNGLQNTPTDVRLLTNHLLRALK; translated from the coding sequence ATGGCTGACCGCTACGAGATGAGGCTTCCGGCGATCCGTCTGCAACAAGGTGGACAGCATATCTATTGTTTTGGTGTGGATGGCAAGCGTATCCACGACTTCGCTACAGTGTCCCGCGTTCATCGCGACAACGACCTTCTTCAGGGATATCAGAGGCCCGAAGTGTTGAGCCACATCCGAGCAATTCGTCGCTATCTGGAGTCGGACTCGCCGCTACTGCCCAACGCTATTGTCCTGGCCTTTGACGAACGTGTGATATTTGAGCCCACTGCCCCGGTGGGAGATTTGGCGTACTCGACAGTTGGGGAACTCGTCATCCCAGTTGACGAATCATTGCCCGACGACGAAAAGCCGGCCTGGCTCGTCGACGGCCAGCAACGCAGCGCAGCAATTCGTGATGCCGACCTTGCTGAGTTTCCCGTGGCGGCGGTTGGCTTCATCGCACATGGTGAGGCAGAACAACGCTCGCAATTCATCCTCGTGAATAACACAAAACCCCTGCCCAAGGGTCTCATTCATGAACTCCTGCCGGACACGGCTGGGCACCTCCCCGCGGCATATGCGAGAAAGCAACTCCCGGCGTTGATCATGACGCACATTAATGCCTCAGCCAAGCAGATTGGCACACCATTCGGCGGAAGGATCGCTACTCCGACCACTCCCGACGGGTACATCAAGGACAACAGTGTCCTGAGAATGATCGAGAATAGCCTATACGAGGGGGCACTGTACCAATATCGCGATCCTAGTGATGGGTCAGCGGATGTCGCACAGGTTGAACTTCACCTCAACTATTTCTGGACCGTCGTCCAGTCTGTCTTTCCGGAGGCATGGGCGCTACCGCCACTCAAATCACGCCTTACCCATGGGGCGGGCATCCAGTCCTTGGGATATGTTATGGATTCACTGACCGAGGGCGTACCGGCGGCCGAACTCCCCGGTCTGGATCTCGAAAGTGCAATCTACAAGCTCAAGCCTCATGTCGCGTGGACGAGCGGAACGTGGGAATTTGCGACCGACAACGTGCGTCGATGGAATGGTTTGCAGAACACTCCGACAGATGTTCGGCTGCTGACGAACCATCTCCTCAGGGCTCTAAAATAA
- the dbpB gene encoding DGQHR domain-containing protein DpdB — translation MTQQWLERRALKVLQNEGTPLYLFALAAEEIDLIASVARISRSEAGKLIGYQRPEKKKHVKQIQDYLDSADVLFPNGLILALPPEVRFRSSRGPATSDGLVIAGTLEIPMGEGPDGPRPAWIVDGQQRSLALSRTKNRRLPVPIAGFVADTLELQREQFLRVNTVQPLPANLVTELLPEITRVPSGRMPTRKLPSALVDMLNQDPLSPFSGIIKRASTTDEARKSAIVTDTGLVEALKESLESPSGVLFPYRNIATGTTDTEGIRDVLITYWSAVRNTFPEAWGLPPTKSRLMGGVGIRAMGRLMERVMAHVDSAAPTAVKDAEAELRLIVDSCFWTQGTWPELGLPWDELQNTPRHISALSNYLARAYVTSRAALK, via the coding sequence ATGACTCAACAGTGGCTCGAACGTCGCGCCCTTAAGGTTCTTCAGAACGAGGGGACGCCTCTTTACTTGTTCGCTCTGGCCGCTGAAGAGATTGATCTCATTGCCTCCGTTGCCCGAATAAGCCGAAGCGAAGCGGGAAAACTCATCGGGTATCAACGGCCTGAGAAAAAGAAGCATGTGAAGCAGATACAGGACTACTTGGACAGCGCCGACGTTCTCTTTCCGAACGGGTTGATTCTCGCTCTTCCTCCGGAAGTGCGATTCAGATCCAGTCGCGGCCCAGCGACCAGCGACGGTCTTGTAATTGCGGGCACGCTCGAAATCCCAATGGGTGAAGGTCCTGATGGGCCCCGCCCAGCTTGGATCGTCGATGGACAACAGCGAAGCCTCGCGCTTTCACGGACCAAGAACCGCCGTCTACCCGTTCCAATTGCCGGTTTCGTGGCCGACACCTTGGAACTCCAGCGCGAGCAGTTTCTAAGGGTCAATACTGTGCAACCGCTGCCGGCCAACTTAGTAACAGAACTTCTGCCGGAGATAACTCGAGTGCCGTCCGGACGGATGCCGACGCGAAAGCTTCCGTCTGCCTTGGTCGACATGCTGAATCAGGACCCGCTGTCGCCATTCTCCGGAATAATAAAGCGTGCATCGACAACTGACGAGGCGAGGAAATCTGCCATTGTCACCGATACAGGCCTCGTGGAAGCCCTAAAGGAGTCCCTCGAGTCGCCATCGGGCGTCTTGTTTCCCTACCGCAATATCGCAACCGGAACAACCGACACTGAGGGAATTCGGGACGTCCTGATCACGTACTGGAGCGCGGTGAGGAATACGTTTCCTGAAGCGTGGGGTCTGCCACCGACCAAATCCCGGCTTATGGGAGGTGTTGGAATCCGAGCGATGGGACGGCTAATGGAGCGCGTAATGGCACATGTGGATTCCGCGGCACCAACGGCTGTTAAGGATGCGGAGGCAGAGTTGCGGCTCATCGTTGACTCGTGCTTTTGGACACAAGGGACGTGGCCCGAACTGGGCTTGCCCTGGGACGAACTCCAAAACACGCCACGTCATATCAGCGCATTGTCTAACTACTTAGCCAGGGCATACGTGACTAGCCGTGCGGCGTTGAAATGA
- the queC gene encoding 7-cyano-7-deazaguanine synthase QueC, producing the protein MTRKAIVLLSGGLDSTTVLAHAKSEGFEPYALSFRYGQRHAIELEAAKRVAEAQGVRNHVVCDIDLRVFGGSALTADVDVPKHDSVDQVEENIPVTYVPARNTVFLSYALAYAEVLGAMDIFIGVNALDYSGYPDCRPEFIEAFEAMANLATRAGVEGGMIKIHTPLMEKTKGEIVQMGLALGVDYGLTSSCYDPDDSGRACGHCDSCLLRLKGFADAGSQDPIAYQEG; encoded by the coding sequence ATGACACGCAAAGCAATCGTTCTACTGAGCGGCGGACTGGATTCAACGACAGTACTAGCGCACGCAAAGAGCGAGGGCTTCGAGCCCTACGCCCTGAGCTTCCGATACGGGCAGCGCCACGCGATAGAACTCGAGGCCGCGAAACGCGTCGCAGAGGCACAAGGCGTCCGCAATCACGTCGTGTGCGATATCGACCTTCGAGTGTTCGGCGGCTCCGCACTAACCGCAGACGTTGACGTTCCAAAGCACGATTCCGTCGACCAAGTAGAAGAGAATATCCCAGTTACTTACGTTCCGGCAAGGAATACAGTTTTCCTGTCTTATGCTCTGGCTTATGCCGAGGTGTTGGGAGCCATGGACATCTTCATTGGCGTGAACGCCCTCGACTACTCCGGCTATCCGGACTGCCGTCCCGAGTTCATAGAAGCATTCGAGGCAATGGCGAACCTCGCAACGCGAGCCGGTGTAGAAGGCGGCATGATCAAGATACACACTCCGCTCATGGAAAAAACCAAAGGTGAAATTGTCCAAATGGGCCTAGCCCTCGGCGTCGACTATGGACTGACTTCATCGTGCTACGACCCGGATGATTCGGGGCGCGCATGTGGCCACTGCGACTCATGCCTCCTCCGCCTCAAAGGCTTCGCGGACGCGGGAAGCCAAGACCCCATCGCTTACCAGGAAGGGTAG
- the queE gene encoding 7-carboxy-7-deazaguanine synthase → MNYKVKEIFYTLQGEGTHAGRPAVFCRFSLCNLWTGREADRARAVCKFCDTDFVGTDGEGGGKFATPEDLADAVEAAWPAGWEGNRMVVCTGGEPLLQLDNDAVAALKRRGFYVAVETNGTQIPPDGIDWLCVSPKIGADLVVSGGHELKFVYPQAGVDPTIFEQLDFGTFRVQPMDGPDIVENTRLAVEFCLEHPNWQLSMQTHKYLGIP, encoded by the coding sequence TTGAACTACAAAGTCAAGGAAATTTTCTACACACTTCAAGGGGAAGGAACGCACGCCGGCCGTCCCGCGGTTTTCTGCCGATTTAGTCTCTGCAACTTGTGGACAGGCCGGGAAGCAGACCGTGCACGTGCGGTTTGCAAGTTTTGCGATACGGATTTCGTGGGAACTGACGGAGAAGGCGGAGGAAAGTTCGCGACGCCCGAGGACCTGGCTGACGCGGTAGAGGCAGCCTGGCCGGCAGGCTGGGAGGGCAATCGTATGGTCGTCTGCACCGGCGGAGAACCGCTTCTCCAACTCGACAACGACGCAGTGGCGGCCTTGAAACGGCGTGGCTTTTACGTCGCAGTCGAGACCAACGGTACGCAGATTCCTCCTGACGGCATTGACTGGTTGTGCGTGAGCCCAAAAATCGGTGCCGATCTAGTCGTCTCGGGGGGACATGAATTGAAATTCGTCTACCCGCAGGCCGGAGTTGACCCCACCATCTTTGAGCAACTGGATTTCGGGACATTTCGCGTGCAACCGATGGACGGCCCGGACATCGTTGAGAACACTCGACTTGCCGTCGAGTTCTGCTTGGAGCACCCAAACTGGCAACTCAGCATGCAAACCCACAAGTACCTAGGAATTCCATGA
- the queD gene encoding 6-carboxytetrahydropterin synthase QueD, which produces MTFLAEIYREFTFEAAHRLPNVPDGHKCSRLHGHSYRVEVHVAGAVGDDTGWVQDFGDIKAAFKPLEDQLDHNYLNEVPGLENPTSEILAKWIWTRLANALPNLSAIQVRETCTSGCIYRGDSHHAA; this is translated from the coding sequence ATGACCTTCTTGGCAGAGATATACCGCGAGTTCACTTTTGAAGCGGCTCATCGACTCCCGAACGTGCCTGACGGTCATAAGTGCAGTCGCCTGCATGGTCACTCGTATCGCGTCGAGGTTCATGTCGCCGGTGCAGTAGGCGACGATACAGGTTGGGTGCAGGATTTTGGCGACATCAAGGCTGCCTTCAAACCTCTAGAAGATCAGCTAGACCACAACTACCTTAATGAGGTGCCGGGTTTGGAAAACCCGACGAGCGAGATACTTGCTAAGTGGATATGGACCCGGTTGGCAAACGCGCTGCCCAATCTTTCGGCGATACAGGTGCGAGAAACGTGCACGTCGGGATGTATTTATCGCGGAGACTCACATCATGCTGCCTGA
- the folE2 gene encoding GTP cyclohydrolase FolE2, whose protein sequence is MLPDVQNEADIRGVALDEVGISGLRYPTEFTDGATRQAGIGSFDVVVTLPSDRRGTHMSRMVQLVQEQLAVIDPRELPVIMKQVAARMDIDRAHVRVALPIATAVVAPVSGLKAFQASDLHLSATIDTGSFTLITSVTAQVTSLCPCSKTISDYGAHNQRSDVKVSVFGTDGDPYPLNVADLVHLIRASGSCPVYPVVKRPDERAITMTAYDNPAFVEDMARDLSLELRRRNVGHSVNIRNLESIHSHDAVASVSWTPAALSAS, encoded by the coding sequence ATGCTGCCTGACGTACAAAACGAAGCCGATATCCGCGGCGTTGCACTAGATGAAGTCGGAATCTCTGGGCTCAGGTATCCGACTGAGTTCACAGACGGGGCAACGCGGCAGGCAGGCATTGGGTCGTTCGATGTTGTTGTGACTCTTCCCTCAGATCGCAGGGGTACGCACATGAGCCGCATGGTTCAGTTGGTGCAGGAGCAGTTGGCAGTCATCGATCCCCGAGAACTGCCGGTCATCATGAAGCAAGTAGCCGCCAGGATGGACATCGATAGGGCCCATGTCCGCGTTGCATTGCCTATAGCCACGGCCGTCGTCGCGCCTGTGTCCGGCCTGAAAGCGTTCCAGGCAAGTGACCTGCATCTGTCGGCCACCATTGACACCGGTTCATTCACGCTAATCACTTCAGTGACTGCGCAGGTGACCAGCCTTTGCCCCTGCAGCAAGACCATTAGTGACTATGGTGCCCATAATCAACGCAGCGACGTGAAGGTATCGGTCTTCGGAACGGATGGCGACCCGTACCCGCTCAACGTTGCGGATCTTGTCCACCTCATTCGAGCTAGCGGTTCATGCCCGGTCTACCCCGTTGTTAAGCGCCCCGATGAGCGTGCCATCACAATGACGGCGTACGACAACCCCGCGTTCGTTGAAGACATGGCCCGAGACCTCTCGCTGGAGTTGCGAAGGAGAAACGTCGGCCACAGCGTAAACATCCGGAATTTGGAGAGCATACACAGCCACGATGCAGTCGCATCCGTGTCGTGGACTCCGGCTGCTTTGTCCGCCAGCTAA
- a CDS encoding CHAT domain-containing protein produces the protein MSEPILYVVAFSSEDDSDAAYSPITTDWEQSGEGSTRPQLLSREIVPALPALWYCLHLPKSPHDVVDIRIKYLPWLQKAAFAHNVLLVPMGLVRRSVMGIPNEWSRTLLIGPDDERAELDRLGRDLGFGLPVAVFSELSTMSLRTHWKAIAEIHAGPVPAGLRETDIEPVRALDTAGIELPTRRLLRQLGNKNMELPTDPESMVLEAWRIQAFVSALARLDSENCTAAEAGDRLSSEWEAAAQRLRRPLTIGLPGVSPKQRRLYQVQHEDTPTPVVTPGGPSISAWPERYEVASDSEIESSAIALLVAHQAVADDSIGMMMPAVPPKAFTALAALEQHCSDLAKRGQSARPPAVRKLLKQLNKAMLPVWEAPLANNLVRSSALTVIGSFPIGLSSPPGSSDALSCLMPVSYRPLLPLTRSVPNGLLPRRDAQLGEGFKVLVAECILAEDPVGQASRRAWGAVSAMFSRDDPRSSMTYQVTLSVDDLRSAIAEHTPDVLVISAHGFSNPAQNVAGIQVGKELSLGIDLGPLPPLVILSACHVAPRGTGAVTVADLLLREGAIAVLGTLVPVNVLHNAVLMQRLLVYMTEVLAGREDHRSVREVWHRVQTSNAVHDVTSGHPMFEKWFMTRPPAGGPSPHEIFKLGGSAKRLRRGNVYGDTEARLLEIADGFGDKDRVTNWLKNDYVPESAFYCLIGDPDRIHLQQPKDPSSI, from the coding sequence ATGAGCGAACCAATCCTCTACGTGGTGGCTTTCTCCTCGGAAGACGACTCGGATGCCGCATATAGCCCCATCACTACTGACTGGGAGCAATCGGGAGAGGGCAGTACGCGCCCCCAACTGCTAAGCCGAGAGATAGTTCCAGCCCTTCCGGCTCTTTGGTATTGTCTTCATCTGCCCAAGAGCCCTCATGACGTTGTCGATATTCGAATCAAATACCTGCCTTGGCTTCAGAAGGCAGCCTTCGCGCACAATGTGCTGCTAGTCCCTATGGGTTTGGTGCGCCGGTCGGTGATGGGGATTCCGAACGAATGGTCTCGCACCCTGCTGATAGGTCCTGATGATGAGCGCGCGGAGCTAGACCGATTGGGCCGCGACCTTGGCTTCGGCCTGCCCGTGGCCGTGTTCTCTGAGCTGTCCACGATGTCGTTGCGGACCCATTGGAAGGCCATTGCTGAGATCCATGCTGGTCCTGTTCCTGCAGGATTACGCGAAACCGACATCGAACCTGTTAGGGCATTGGATACGGCGGGAATCGAACTGCCCACGCGTCGCCTACTACGACAACTCGGCAACAAGAACATGGAGCTGCCGACCGATCCAGAGAGCATGGTTCTTGAGGCCTGGAGAATACAAGCATTTGTCTCCGCACTCGCTCGACTTGACTCCGAGAACTGCACAGCGGCAGAGGCAGGGGATCGATTATCGTCGGAGTGGGAAGCCGCTGCGCAGCGACTTCGACGCCCACTAACGATTGGGCTGCCGGGTGTGTCCCCGAAGCAGCGGCGTCTGTACCAGGTGCAGCACGAGGATACGCCTACGCCCGTCGTGACCCCTGGTGGCCCATCCATCTCAGCTTGGCCTGAACGTTACGAGGTTGCCTCCGATTCTGAGATTGAGTCCTCGGCCATCGCGCTATTGGTTGCGCATCAAGCCGTCGCCGACGACTCCATAGGGATGATGATGCCTGCCGTTCCTCCCAAAGCATTCACAGCCCTGGCCGCATTAGAGCAGCACTGTTCCGACCTTGCAAAGCGTGGCCAAAGCGCGCGCCCGCCGGCTGTGCGAAAACTGCTAAAGCAGCTGAACAAGGCAATGCTGCCAGTTTGGGAAGCCCCCTTGGCAAACAACCTAGTGCGGTCCTCCGCCCTCACCGTCATTGGAAGCTTCCCCATCGGACTGAGCAGCCCTCCGGGATCATCTGACGCGCTCTCATGTTTGATGCCTGTTTCGTACCGTCCGCTCCTGCCCTTGACCAGGTCGGTCCCGAACGGTTTGTTGCCACGACGCGACGCGCAGCTTGGCGAAGGATTCAAGGTGCTAGTGGCCGAGTGCATTCTTGCCGAGGACCCGGTCGGGCAAGCCTCTCGACGGGCTTGGGGGGCCGTCTCCGCAATGTTTTCCCGAGACGATCCTCGGTCATCGATGACATACCAGGTAACCTTGTCGGTCGATGATTTAAGAAGTGCCATCGCAGAGCACACGCCAGACGTACTGGTCATTAGTGCCCACGGGTTTTCCAATCCCGCGCAGAATGTGGCGGGCATCCAAGTCGGAAAAGAGCTTTCGCTGGGCATCGACCTTGGCCCGCTGCCGCCGTTGGTCATCTTGAGCGCCTGCCATGTCGCACCGAGAGGGACCGGCGCCGTTACGGTTGCCGATCTTCTTCTGCGCGAAGGGGCCATCGCCGTGCTAGGGACGCTGGTGCCTGTGAACGTCCTACACAACGCGGTGTTGATGCAGCGCTTGTTGGTATACATGACCGAAGTTCTGGCCGGCCGAGAGGATCATAGGTCGGTCCGCGAAGTATGGCATCGCGTTCAGACGAGCAACGCCGTCCACGATGTGACGTCCGGGCACCCGATGTTTGAAAAGTGGTTCATGACTCGGCCTCCTGCCGGCGGTCCCTCCCCGCACGAAATATTCAAGCTAGGCGGTTCAGCGAAGCGGCTCCGTCGCGGGAACGTCTACGGTGATACGGAAGCCCGCTTGTTGGAGATCGCCGACGGTTTCGGGGACAAGGATCGCGTTACGAATTGGTTGAAAAATGACTATGTTCCGGAGTCTGCCTTCTATTGCCTCATCGGTGATCCCGATCGGATTCATCTGCAACAGCCCAAAGATCCATCCAGTATCTAA
- a CDS encoding amino acid permease has translation MEQQTKTSGRALGAALKPRQLTMMGLGSAIGAGLFIGSGAGIQAAGPAVLISYLVAGTLIILVMWALGEMAAANPDSGAFSVYTAKAYGPVAGATVGWLWWLQLVVVIAAEALGAAGLLATIFPALPVWLMAFVFIVVLTAVNLTSVKNFGEFEFWFALLKVAAIVGFLLVGAALLFGWLPGVQSPGLANFTGHGFAPDGFAGIATALFVVAFAFGGTEIVSVAAAETAEPARSVRTAVRTVLWRILVFYIGAIFVIAAVVPVGSAGLKSPFAAVLEAAGMPGAATAITLVAVAALLSALNANLYGASRMAYSLAERGEAPRLLASVSTARVPVVAVLASVAFGVVTVVLELVFPEMVLGVLLNIVGSTCLLVWTSALLAQLALRLRADREGTELPLRMPGFPWLTVLGLVILVAIFTVGFIGEDSRPQLLSTFALVALLAVANWLHHRSGKVVGGVESSEGAKQSVLID, from the coding sequence ATGGAACAACAGACAAAGACGTCTGGCCGCGCCCTCGGCGCCGCACTCAAACCTCGCCAGCTCACCATGATGGGCCTGGGAAGCGCCATCGGCGCGGGCCTGTTCATCGGCTCCGGCGCCGGCATCCAAGCCGCCGGGCCGGCGGTGCTGATCTCCTACCTCGTGGCCGGCACCCTCATCATCCTGGTGATGTGGGCGCTCGGCGAGATGGCCGCCGCCAACCCGGACAGCGGTGCCTTCTCCGTCTACACCGCCAAGGCCTACGGGCCGGTGGCCGGTGCCACCGTGGGCTGGCTCTGGTGGCTGCAGCTGGTGGTGGTCATCGCGGCCGAGGCGCTGGGTGCGGCGGGCCTGCTGGCCACCATCTTCCCGGCCCTGCCGGTGTGGCTGATGGCCTTCGTGTTCATCGTGGTGCTCACTGCAGTGAACCTCACCAGTGTGAAGAACTTCGGCGAGTTCGAGTTCTGGTTCGCTTTGCTCAAAGTTGCAGCAATCGTCGGGTTCCTCCTGGTGGGCGCTGCCCTGCTCTTCGGCTGGCTGCCCGGCGTCCAGTCGCCGGGCCTGGCCAACTTCACCGGACACGGATTCGCGCCCGATGGTTTCGCCGGGATCGCCACGGCACTCTTCGTGGTGGCATTCGCGTTCGGCGGCACCGAGATCGTGTCCGTGGCGGCAGCTGAGACCGCGGAGCCTGCCCGCAGTGTGCGGACAGCAGTCCGCACGGTGCTGTGGCGCATCCTGGTCTTCTACATCGGTGCGATCTTCGTTATTGCTGCGGTGGTTCCCGTGGGTTCGGCCGGGCTGAAAAGCCCGTTCGCTGCCGTGTTGGAGGCCGCGGGCATGCCCGGCGCAGCCACCGCCATCACCCTGGTGGCCGTGGCAGCACTGCTCTCCGCCCTCAACGCCAACCTCTACGGCGCCTCCCGGATGGCCTACTCCCTGGCCGAGCGGGGCGAAGCGCCGCGTCTGCTCGCTTCGGTTTCCACGGCCCGGGTTCCGGTGGTCGCGGTACTGGCAAGCGTTGCCTTCGGAGTTGTCACGGTTGTACTGGAGCTGGTTTTCCCCGAGATGGTGCTTGGCGTCCTGCTCAACATTGTGGGCTCGACGTGCCTGCTGGTCTGGACGTCCGCGCTCCTTGCCCAGCTCGCATTGCGCCTCCGCGCCGACCGTGAGGGGACGGAACTTCCGCTGCGGATGCCCGGCTTCCCGTGGCTGACGGTGCTGGGCCTGGTTATCCTCGTTGCGATCTTTACCGTGGGCTTCATCGGCGAGGATTCCCGTCCCCAGCTCCTGAGCACTTTCGCACTCGTAGCGCTTCTGGCGGTGGCGAACTGGCTTCACCACCGTTCCGGGAAGGTTGTGGGCGGCGTTGAATCGTCGGAGGGTGCTAAGCAGTCGGTGCTCATCGACTGA